One genomic region from Jiangella sp. DSM 45060 encodes:
- a CDS encoding ABC transporter substrate-binding protein — MNRASRVTVPALAAVLVLAACGADDDPQPAAAGGCVTDHADGEDHFPVKSTVEESELWNIEYFGSYKVITVADGENPGDEDLRYVLYQCGTPRPPAEGVLADALFVEIPVDSATVTSFNALAMIDRLGQNPSVTGLSGQLLGNGEQDAWYAGVIEEAGDPLPVGEYTDLDRETLLVLENDVLFMSGFGVGFDDITNARAAGLPGVSVSNRLERHALASAEWIKMIGAFYNAEATANAEFDAIRARFDEVVERVTGAGAATGRQVGYVCVGEQFCGDFFYAHGVDTLNGRLLAQLGADNPFGDDNTEPNGKLYDYEAALGAGADADFFINYAPMSEHLATTAGDSRYQSFAPIAEGRFLAVVDEHFQECRAKGYLDVDLLIKDYAIGLAPDLFPGEHGTCYVAPAAAP, encoded by the coding sequence ATGAACCGAGCGTCCCGCGTCACCGTCCCCGCCCTGGCGGCCGTGCTCGTCCTCGCCGCCTGCGGCGCGGACGACGACCCCCAGCCGGCCGCCGCCGGCGGCTGCGTCACCGACCACGCCGATGGCGAGGACCACTTCCCGGTCAAGAGCACCGTCGAGGAGTCGGAGCTGTGGAACATCGAGTACTTCGGCTCCTACAAGGTCATCACCGTCGCCGACGGTGAGAACCCCGGCGACGAGGACCTGCGCTACGTCCTGTACCAGTGCGGGACGCCGCGACCGCCGGCCGAGGGCGTCCTGGCCGACGCGCTGTTCGTCGAGATCCCGGTCGACAGCGCCACGGTCACGTCGTTCAACGCGCTGGCGATGATCGACCGCCTCGGCCAGAACCCGTCCGTCACCGGGCTCAGCGGCCAGCTGCTCGGCAACGGCGAGCAGGACGCCTGGTACGCGGGCGTCATCGAGGAGGCCGGCGACCCGCTCCCGGTCGGCGAGTACACCGACCTCGACCGCGAGACGCTGCTCGTCCTGGAGAACGACGTCCTGTTCATGTCCGGCTTCGGGGTGGGCTTCGACGACATCACCAACGCCCGCGCCGCCGGGCTGCCCGGCGTCAGCGTCTCGAACCGGCTCGAGCGGCACGCCCTCGCCTCCGCCGAGTGGATCAAGATGATCGGCGCCTTCTACAACGCCGAGGCGACGGCCAACGCCGAGTTCGACGCCATCCGTGCCCGCTTCGACGAGGTGGTCGAGCGGGTCACCGGCGCCGGCGCCGCCACCGGCCGTCAGGTCGGCTACGTCTGCGTCGGCGAGCAGTTCTGCGGCGACTTCTTCTACGCGCACGGGGTCGACACGCTGAACGGGCGGCTGCTGGCCCAGCTGGGCGCGGACAACCCGTTCGGCGACGACAACACCGAGCCCAACGGCAAGCTCTACGACTACGAGGCGGCCCTGGGCGCCGGCGCCGACGCCGACTTCTTCATCAACTACGCCCCGATGAGCGAACACCTCGCCACCACCGCCGGCGATTCGCGCTACCAGAGCTTCGCGCCCATCGCCGAGGGCCGGTTCCTCGCCGTGGTGGACGAGCACTTCCAGGAGTGCCGGGCCAAGGGCTACCTCGACGTCGACCTGCTGATCAAGGACTACGCGATCGGCCTCGCCCCCGACCTGTTCCCCGGCGAGCACGGCACCTGCTACGTCGCGCCGGCCGCGGCGCCGTGA
- a CDS encoding ABC transporter ATP-binding protein, translating into MSGDAVLAADGLTAGYRAGRRRTVAVVESVTASLRPGRLVCLLGPNGAGKSTLLRTLVGSQPALGGSVRLDGAELSRLTARERARRLAVVLTDRVDVGLLTARDLVSMGRTPRTGWFGPLHRSDGDVVDWALHAAGATELAGRHLDELSDGERQRVMVARALAQEPSVLVLDEPTAFLDLTRRVELMALLRRLAAETGLAVLMSMHDLELALRTADEIWLVHPGGRFQAGAPEDLGADGSIAAAYAGDGIRFDHAAGTFVTDVREDGPAVSVRGDETAAHWARRAAARAGVAVAASAAHRLEVRDGPPVTWTLTADGGTTSGSGFATLHGRLAELAPATPGLPTDLAQTRSITP; encoded by the coding sequence ATGAGCGGCGACGCGGTCCTCGCGGCCGATGGCCTCACCGCCGGGTACCGGGCCGGGCGCCGCCGGACCGTCGCCGTCGTCGAGTCGGTGACGGCGTCGCTGCGGCCCGGCCGGCTGGTCTGCCTGCTCGGGCCGAACGGCGCCGGGAAGTCGACGCTGCTGCGCACCCTGGTGGGCAGCCAGCCGGCGCTGGGCGGGTCCGTGCGCCTGGACGGCGCGGAGCTGTCGCGGCTGACGGCCCGCGAGCGGGCCCGGCGGCTCGCGGTCGTCCTGACCGACCGCGTCGACGTCGGCCTGCTCACCGCCCGCGACCTCGTGTCCATGGGCCGCACCCCGCGCACGGGCTGGTTCGGGCCGCTGCACCGTTCCGACGGCGACGTCGTCGACTGGGCCCTGCACGCGGCCGGCGCCACCGAGCTGGCCGGCCGTCACCTCGACGAACTGTCCGACGGCGAGCGGCAACGGGTCATGGTCGCCCGCGCGCTGGCGCAGGAGCCGTCGGTGCTGGTGCTGGACGAGCCGACCGCGTTCCTGGACCTCACCCGCCGGGTCGAGCTGATGGCGCTGCTGCGGCGGCTGGCCGCCGAGACGGGGCTGGCCGTGCTGATGTCGATGCACGACCTCGAACTGGCCCTGCGCACCGCCGACGAGATCTGGCTGGTCCATCCCGGCGGGCGGTTCCAGGCGGGCGCGCCGGAGGACCTCGGCGCCGACGGCAGCATCGCGGCGGCCTACGCCGGCGACGGCATCAGGTTCGACCACGCGGCCGGCACCTTCGTCACCGACGTGCGCGAGGACGGCCCGGCCGTCAGCGTCCGGGGCGACGAGACCGCGGCGCACTGGGCCCGCCGGGCGGCCGCCCGGGCCGGCGTCGCCGTCGCCGCGTCGGCCGCCCATCGCCTCGAGGTCCGTGACGGACCACCGGTGACCTGGACTCTCACCGCCGACGGCGGCACGACCAGCGGGTCCGGCTTCGCCACCCTGCACGGCCGGCTCGCGGAGCTCGCGCCGGCCACCCCCGGCCTCCCCACCGATCTCGCTCAGACGAGGAGCATCACACCATGA
- a CDS encoding iron ABC transporter permease gives MPQRFVVFAALVVLLVFGVLVLLGQGSVRIPLDEVASVLLGGEASRDVYETVIVDARLPKALTAVLAGAALAVGGAQMQTLFRNPLADPFVLGVSSGAQLGAAVVILGTTGTGWLSQLGVLDQLGVTGAAIVGAGLVLVLALAVAQRVAGPVTVLIVGVMFGYLAGAIVDVLVYYTEPERLQSLAGFTRGTVRDVSWDDLRVLAPVCVVAVVVSLALARPLNVLLLGERYAATMGIPVRAVQRISLAAVAVLAGVTTAYCGMIGFIGLAAPHLVRGLLRTSDHRVVLPASALLGAVLVLVAEYVAGGNGLTGTALPLNSVTAFIGGPVVLWVLLRRRRDSAQVPA, from the coding sequence ATGCCTCAACGGTTCGTCGTCTTCGCCGCTCTGGTCGTGCTGCTCGTGTTCGGCGTCCTGGTGCTCCTGGGCCAGGGGTCGGTGCGGATCCCGCTTGACGAGGTCGCCTCGGTGCTGCTGGGCGGTGAGGCGAGCCGCGACGTGTACGAGACGGTGATCGTCGACGCGCGGCTGCCGAAGGCGCTCACCGCCGTCCTCGCGGGCGCCGCGCTGGCCGTCGGCGGCGCGCAGATGCAGACGCTGTTCCGCAACCCGCTGGCCGACCCGTTCGTCCTCGGGGTCAGCTCCGGCGCCCAGCTCGGCGCCGCGGTCGTGATCCTGGGGACCACCGGGACCGGCTGGCTGAGCCAGCTCGGCGTGCTCGACCAGCTCGGGGTCACCGGCGCCGCGATCGTCGGGGCCGGGCTGGTGCTCGTTCTCGCGCTGGCGGTCGCGCAGCGCGTCGCCGGGCCGGTCACCGTCCTGATCGTCGGCGTGATGTTCGGCTACCTGGCCGGCGCGATCGTCGACGTGCTCGTCTACTACACCGAGCCGGAGCGGCTGCAGAGCCTGGCCGGCTTCACCCGCGGCACCGTCCGTGACGTCTCGTGGGACGACCTGCGGGTGCTCGCACCGGTCTGCGTCGTCGCCGTGGTCGTGTCACTGGCGCTGGCCCGGCCGCTGAACGTCCTGCTCCTGGGGGAGCGGTACGCGGCGACGATGGGCATCCCGGTGCGGGCGGTGCAGCGGATCTCGCTGGCCGCTGTCGCCGTGCTCGCGGGCGTGACCACGGCGTACTGCGGGATGATCGGGTTCATCGGCCTGGCCGCGCCGCACCTGGTCAGAGGCCTCTTGCGCACGTCAGACCACCGGGTCGTGCTGCCGGCCTCGGCGCTGCTCGGAGCCGTGCTCGTGCTGGTCGCCGAGTACGTCGCCGGCGGCAACGGCCTCACCGGCACGGCCCTGCCGCTGAACTCGGTGACGGCGTTCATCGGCGGGCCGGTCGTGCTGTGGGTGCTGCTACGCCGCCGGCGCGACTCGGCGCAGGTGCCGGCATGA
- a CDS encoding cation-translocating P-type ATPase yields the protein MTGTAVRPDANELLELQVAGMTCAACARRVERALNALDGVTATVNYATERAVVAGIPAADAAKAVEAVRAAGYDAAPWERGDDEWSRRAGTDRIASLRRRLIVAALLTIPLCDLTIVLALVPEWRFPFWEAACVALAVPIVFWAAAPFHRAALRHLRHRSFTMDTLVSLGITASFGWAVVTLAIGSDQPAYWLGYGMTPAGADSLYLDVAAAMTTFQLAGRYFETRSRRRAGDVLNALDRLAAVSVRVLRDGREVLVAPAELRAGEVFVVLPGETIAADGRVRAGLAAVDVSAMTGEPVPREVRPGDDVIGGTVSSDGRLEVVAERVGAHTQLAQMVALAEEAQQRKARIHALVDRVVAVFVPAVMALSAAVLAGWLLGGAAPRDAFGTAITVLIIACPCALGLATPTALMVGVGRGAQLGILIKGHDALEASGRIDTVVFDKTGTLTTGIMRVDAVVARDGADAGAVLALAAAVERGSEHAIARAVVAHADETGAARVTATEHRTLPGLGVRAVAGGREVLVGGPGLLLDHGVDVPATLRAELDRRGAAGHTTVVVAAGGTAQAVIALSDTVKPSAAPAVARLRSLGLRTILLTGDGPAAAAAAARAAGIDEVRAQVLPAAKAAAVERLRAEGRRVAMVGDGINDAAALAAADLGIAVVDGTDVAMRAAGIIVVRDDLRAVVDAVELSRKTLGTIRGNLVWAFGYNLAAVPVAAAGLLNPLIAAATMSLSSVLVVTNSLRLRSFRARRLG from the coding sequence GTGACCGGCACCGCCGTCCGCCCGGACGCCAACGAGCTGCTCGAGCTGCAGGTGGCCGGCATGACCTGCGCGGCCTGCGCGCGCCGCGTCGAGCGGGCCCTGAACGCGCTCGACGGCGTCACCGCGACCGTCAACTACGCCACCGAGCGCGCCGTGGTGGCCGGGATCCCCGCCGCGGACGCCGCGAAGGCGGTCGAGGCCGTCCGCGCGGCCGGCTACGACGCCGCGCCCTGGGAACGCGGCGACGACGAGTGGAGCCGCCGCGCCGGCACCGACCGCATCGCCTCGCTGCGGCGCCGGCTGATCGTGGCGGCGCTGCTGACCATCCCGCTGTGCGACCTCACCATCGTGCTGGCGCTGGTGCCGGAGTGGCGCTTCCCGTTCTGGGAGGCGGCCTGCGTCGCGCTGGCCGTCCCCATCGTGTTCTGGGCGGCCGCGCCGTTCCACCGGGCGGCGCTGCGGCACCTGCGGCATCGCAGCTTCACCATGGACACCCTGGTGTCACTCGGCATCACGGCGTCGTTCGGCTGGGCGGTCGTCACCCTGGCGATCGGCTCGGACCAGCCGGCCTACTGGCTGGGGTACGGCATGACGCCGGCCGGCGCCGACTCCCTCTACCTCGACGTCGCCGCGGCGATGACCACGTTCCAGCTGGCCGGCCGCTACTTCGAGACCCGGTCGCGACGGCGGGCCGGCGACGTGCTGAACGCGCTGGACCGGCTGGCGGCCGTGAGCGTCCGCGTGCTGCGCGACGGGCGGGAGGTCCTCGTCGCGCCGGCCGAACTGCGCGCGGGCGAGGTGTTCGTCGTCCTGCCGGGCGAGACCATCGCCGCCGACGGACGCGTCCGCGCCGGGCTCGCCGCCGTCGACGTCAGCGCCATGACCGGTGAGCCGGTGCCGCGCGAGGTGCGCCCCGGCGACGACGTCATCGGCGGGACGGTCAGCAGCGACGGCCGCCTCGAGGTGGTGGCCGAGCGGGTCGGCGCGCACACCCAGCTGGCCCAGATGGTGGCGCTGGCCGAGGAGGCGCAGCAGCGCAAGGCCCGCATCCACGCTCTGGTCGACCGGGTGGTCGCGGTGTTCGTGCCGGCGGTCATGGCGCTGTCGGCGGCGGTGCTCGCGGGCTGGCTGCTGGGCGGCGCGGCGCCGCGCGACGCCTTCGGCACGGCCATCACCGTGCTCATCATCGCCTGCCCGTGCGCGCTGGGCCTGGCCACGCCGACCGCGCTGATGGTCGGCGTGGGCCGCGGCGCGCAGCTCGGGATCCTCATCAAGGGCCACGACGCGCTCGAGGCGAGCGGCCGCATCGACACCGTGGTCTTCGACAAGACCGGCACCCTCACCACCGGGATCATGCGGGTCGACGCCGTCGTCGCTCGGGACGGGGCCGACGCCGGCGCGGTCCTGGCGCTCGCCGCGGCCGTCGAACGCGGCTCCGAGCACGCGATCGCCCGGGCGGTCGTCGCGCACGCCGACGAGACCGGCGCCGCCCGGGTGACGGCCACCGAGCACCGCACCCTGCCTGGGCTGGGCGTCCGCGCGGTCGCCGGCGGCCGCGAGGTCCTGGTCGGGGGACCGGGGCTGCTGCTCGACCACGGCGTCGACGTGCCCGCGACGCTGCGCGCCGAGCTGGACCGGCGCGGCGCCGCCGGACACACGACCGTGGTCGTCGCGGCCGGCGGTACGGCGCAGGCGGTCATCGCGCTCTCCGACACCGTCAAACCGTCCGCCGCGCCCGCCGTCGCCCGGCTGCGCTCACTCGGGTTGCGGACGATCCTGCTCACCGGCGACGGTCCCGCGGCCGCCGCGGCCGCCGCCCGCGCGGCGGGCATCGACGAGGTGCGCGCGCAGGTCCTGCCGGCCGCGAAGGCCGCCGCCGTCGAGCGGTTGCGGGCCGAGGGCCGCCGGGTGGCCATGGTCGGCGACGGCATCAACGACGCCGCCGCTCTCGCCGCGGCCGACCTCGGCATCGCCGTGGTCGACGGCACCGACGTCGCCATGCGCGCTGCCGGCATCATCGTCGTCCGCGACGACCTGCGCGCCGTCGTCGACGCCGTCGAGCTGTCCCGCAAGACCCTCGGCACCATCCGCGGCAACCTGGTCTGGGCGTTCGGCTACAACCTGGCCGCCGTGCCGGTCGCGGCGGCCGGGCTGCTCAACCCGCTCATCGCGGCCGCCACGATGTCGCTGTCGTCGGTCCTGGTGGTCACCAACAGCCTGCGGCTGCGCTCGTTCCGCGCCCGACGCCTTGGATAA
- a CDS encoding cytochrome c oxidase assembly protein — MRQLNLEDRPETPAGPAAADVAGLRLSRRRAPLAAVTVLAAGVAGGPGIAAAVAQDAAVYASIHVDFPGTAVPVTAAAARLVADVAGLIAVGGLVVALFLRPRRGGGRDRLSRGLTLTTVQVAALVWLSAAAVSVLAEAADAGGAPLSSAVLPGHLPYLVSFSDLPKAWILTALCAAVVAAGAFLARRWQGLLVPLGAGVLGLLAPVVVGQVLVGPDHDVGVDAAAIQVVLVAGTFGPVLVLGLRAATGRVLAHETLRRTARLLAAGLPLVLVTELAVTWFKLAGSPLLGSGTGRLAVVRLAAEVVVGVALAAAWWWARRGALTERRLMGCLAAAVVAVAGWLGAGVAMTRIPPPQYFVPTSYAQVFLGFDVDAPPSAAALVTAWRPNVLFAVLAAAAVLVYLLAVRRLRRRGDLWPVGRTAAWTAGWLVVVVVTSSGLGRYSGPSFSVHMGVHMALNMFAPVLLAMGGVLTLLLRAARPAGPREAAGPHEWLTAALGSPLLRLAYHPLLVFVVFIGSYYGLYLTGLFGDAMRFHWAHQLMNLHFVVVGYLFFSLVVGVDRPPRPLPHLGRLGFVLAAMPFHAFFGVILMTSDTVIAEEYYRLLDLPWIGDLDGVQRAGGGIAWAGGEIPLLLVMAALGRQWARSDEREARRRDRHFDSGLDDDFDSYNEMLRRLDERAARDGKAHP; from the coding sequence GTGCGTCAGCTGAACCTGGAGGACCGGCCCGAGACGCCTGCCGGTCCTGCGGCCGCGGACGTCGCCGGGCTGCGGCTGTCCCGCCGCCGGGCGCCGCTCGCGGCGGTGACGGTCCTCGCCGCCGGTGTCGCCGGCGGGCCGGGCATCGCCGCGGCCGTGGCGCAGGACGCGGCGGTCTACGCGTCGATCCACGTCGACTTCCCGGGGACGGCGGTGCCCGTCACGGCCGCGGCGGCGCGCCTGGTGGCCGACGTCGCCGGGTTGATCGCCGTCGGCGGGCTCGTCGTGGCGCTGTTCCTGCGGCCGCGCCGCGGCGGCGGGCGGGATCGGCTGTCGCGCGGGCTGACGCTGACGACGGTGCAGGTCGCGGCTCTGGTGTGGCTGTCAGCGGCGGCCGTGTCCGTGCTGGCCGAGGCGGCCGACGCCGGGGGAGCGCCGCTGTCCAGCGCGGTGCTGCCGGGCCACCTGCCGTATCTGGTGTCGTTCTCCGACCTGCCCAAGGCATGGATCCTGACGGCGCTGTGCGCGGCGGTGGTCGCGGCGGGCGCGTTCCTGGCGCGCCGCTGGCAGGGCCTGCTCGTGCCGCTCGGCGCCGGCGTGCTCGGCCTGCTGGCCCCGGTGGTGGTCGGGCAGGTGCTGGTCGGGCCGGACCACGACGTCGGGGTGGACGCCGCGGCGATCCAGGTGGTGCTGGTGGCGGGGACGTTCGGGCCGGTGCTCGTGCTCGGCCTGCGGGCCGCGACGGGCCGGGTGCTCGCACACGAGACGCTGCGCCGGACCGCGCGGCTGCTGGCCGCCGGGCTGCCCCTCGTCCTCGTCACGGAACTGGCCGTGACGTGGTTCAAGCTCGCGGGCTCGCCGCTGCTCGGGTCGGGCACCGGGCGGCTGGCGGTCGTGCGGCTGGCCGCCGAGGTCGTCGTCGGCGTCGCGCTGGCGGCGGCCTGGTGGTGGGCGAGGCGCGGCGCGCTGACCGAACGCCGCCTGATGGGGTGCCTCGCCGCGGCCGTGGTGGCGGTGGCGGGCTGGCTCGGCGCCGGCGTGGCCATGACGCGCATCCCGCCGCCGCAGTACTTCGTGCCGACCTCGTACGCGCAGGTGTTCCTCGGCTTCGACGTCGACGCGCCGCCGTCGGCCGCCGCCCTGGTCACGGCCTGGCGGCCGAACGTCCTGTTCGCCGTTCTCGCCGCCGCGGCCGTCCTGGTCTACCTGCTGGCGGTGCGGCGGCTGCGCAGACGCGGCGACCTCTGGCCGGTGGGACGGACGGCCGCGTGGACGGCCGGCTGGCTGGTCGTGGTGGTGGTGACGTCGTCCGGGCTGGGCCGCTACTCCGGCCCGTCGTTCAGCGTGCACATGGGCGTGCACATGGCGTTGAACATGTTCGCGCCGGTGCTGCTGGCGATGGGCGGCGTGCTGACGCTGCTGCTGCGGGCGGCCCGCCCGGCCGGCCCGCGGGAGGCCGCCGGACCGCACGAGTGGCTGACGGCGGCGCTCGGGTCGCCGCTGCTGCGCCTCGCCTACCACCCGCTGCTGGTCTTCGTCGTCTTCATCGGCTCGTACTACGGCCTCTACCTGACCGGGCTGTTCGGCGACGCGATGCGCTTCCACTGGGCGCATCAGCTGATGAACCTGCACTTCGTGGTGGTCGGCTATCTGTTCTTCAGCCTCGTGGTCGGCGTCGACCGGCCGCCGCGGCCGCTGCCGCACCTGGGCCGGCTCGGCTTCGTGCTGGCGGCCATGCCGTTCCACGCCTTCTTCGGCGTCATCCTCATGACCAGCGACACCGTCATCGCCGAGGAGTACTACCGCCTGCTCGACCTCCCGTGGATCGGCGACCTCGACGGCGTGCAGCGGGCCGGGGGCGGCATCGCCTGGGCCGGTGGGGAGATCCCGCTGCTGCTGGTGATGGCGGCGCTGGGCCGGCAGTGGGCGCGGTCGGACGAACGCGAGGCGCGCCGCCGGGACCGTCACTTCGACAGCGGGCTCGACGACGACTTCGACTCCTACAACGAGATGTTGCGCCGGCTCGACGAACGGGCCGCGCGCGACGGGAAGGCGCACCCGTGA
- a CDS encoding BlaI/MecI/CopY family transcriptional regulator, producing the protein MAGQRRRASGELELDVLRVLWSNDVPLTAKEIQDVFAEPVPAYTTILTTLERLRAKGDVVRAGEGSRGFRFTAAHSESEHTSRVMLSQLATSTDRSAALLKFAGNLDARDVDLLRDALTPRRARRRSD; encoded by the coding sequence ATGGCCGGTCAACGGCGCCGCGCCAGCGGCGAACTCGAGCTCGACGTCCTGCGCGTGCTCTGGAGCAACGACGTCCCGCTGACCGCCAAGGAGATCCAGGACGTCTTCGCCGAGCCGGTGCCCGCCTACACCACCATCCTCACGACGCTCGAGCGGCTGCGCGCCAAGGGCGACGTCGTCCGCGCCGGCGAGGGCAGCCGCGGGTTCCGCTTCACCGCGGCCCACTCCGAGTCCGAGCACACCAGCCGCGTCATGCTGAGCCAGCTGGCCACCTCCACCGATCGCTCCGCGGCGCTGCTGAAGTTCGCCGGCAACCTCGACGCCCGCGACGTCGACCTGCTCCGCGACGCCCTCACGCCGCGCCGCGCGCGGCGGCGTTCGGACTGA
- a CDS encoding M48 family metalloprotease, producing MSIVLALLGYALLTVLAAPAVIRGRWSIGHPRCALAAWYTFFGTGLLATAASLVVAVALASHRQATDTPWSDPTVLVLVAYLALAGLGAAIALVADRTEPMLHDEHATQHSLTGLAHALTYDVEHRRGVQVSYVRASHAFVCAVPGRPARVLVSSAAAEALTRAELLCAVEHELAHLRGRHATVLRLANVNAACLPGVAAAQAMRRSTALLLELAADDAAARAHGVVATAGALRTMAGRTGDESMRLRAERLLNRPPRPRALTAIA from the coding sequence GTGTCGATCGTCCTCGCGCTCCTCGGCTACGCGCTGCTCACGGTGCTGGCCGCCCCGGCCGTCATCCGCGGCCGCTGGTCGATCGGCCATCCGCGCTGCGCGCTGGCCGCCTGGTACACCTTCTTCGGCACCGGGTTGCTGGCCACCGCGGCGAGCCTGGTCGTCGCGGTCGCGCTCGCGTCGCACCGGCAGGCGACGGACACGCCCTGGTCGGACCCGACCGTGCTCGTCCTCGTCGCGTACCTCGCCCTGGCCGGCCTCGGCGCGGCCATCGCGCTGGTCGCCGACCGCACCGAGCCGATGCTGCACGACGAGCACGCCACGCAGCACAGCCTCACCGGCCTCGCCCACGCCCTGACCTACGACGTCGAGCACCGGCGCGGCGTCCAGGTCAGCTACGTGCGCGCGTCGCACGCGTTCGTCTGCGCCGTCCCCGGCCGTCCCGCCCGCGTCCTCGTCTCGTCCGCCGCCGCCGAGGCGCTCACGCGGGCGGAGCTGCTCTGCGCCGTCGAGCACGAGCTCGCCCACCTGCGCGGGCGGCACGCGACGGTCCTGCGCCTGGCCAACGTCAACGCCGCCTGCCTCCCGGGGGTGGCCGCCGCCCAGGCGATGCGGCGCTCGACCGCGCTCCTGCTCGAACTGGCCGCCGACGACGCCGCCGCCCGCGCCCACGGCGTCGTCGCCACGGCCGGCGCCCTGCGGACCATGGCCGGCCGGACCGGCGACGAGTCCATGCGGCTGCGCGCCGAGCGGCTGCTCAACCGGCCGCCCCGGCCACGGGCCCTGACCGCCATCGCCTAG
- a CDS encoding DUF6069 family protein, with protein MSAQALDAHRFRGLAGTGLLAAVAAVAATTLAGALARAAGVDFEVSGGETIPLAGLAVVTGVLSVAGIVIAAGLLRWSARPAERFVWTALTLTAISLVPPLLFGANAATTVTLAGLHLLAAAVMIPALARSLRARAA; from the coding sequence ATGAGCGCCCAGGCCCTCGACGCGCACCGGTTCCGCGGGCTCGCCGGCACCGGCCTGCTCGCCGCGGTCGCGGCGGTGGCGGCCACCACCCTCGCCGGTGCGCTGGCCCGGGCCGCCGGCGTCGACTTCGAGGTCTCCGGCGGAGAGACGATCCCGCTGGCCGGGCTCGCCGTGGTGACCGGCGTCTTGTCCGTCGCCGGCATCGTCATCGCCGCCGGGCTGCTGCGGTGGAGCGCCCGCCCCGCGGAGCGGTTCGTGTGGACGGCCCTGACGCTGACGGCGATCTCGCTGGTCCCGCCGCTGCTCTTCGGGGCGAACGCCGCCACCACCGTCACCCTCGCCGGGCTGCACCTCCTCGCCGCGGCGGTGATGATCCCCGCCCTGGCGCGGAGCCTGCGCGCCAGAGCCGCCTAG
- a CDS encoding RNA polymerase subunit sigma-70, translating to MSADAWLRELGAERLDEADEPAFSGLARRHRRELHVHCYRMLGSFEDAEDTVQETFLRAWRRRETFEGRSTLRAWLYRIATNACLDLLAKRRPEPATGGEVLWLQPYPDRLLDELPAGDADEPEAVAVARETIELAYLVAVQHLAPRPRAVLILRDVLGWPAKDVAELLGDSVNSVNSALQRARAGMREHLPAERQDWTGDEEDAATRELVRRYTDASVATDVDALAALLRDDVRCSMPPTPGLHIGRDAVVTSWVEDGFERMEGLRAVPTAVNRQPAVAFYEWSEDEGAYLPLTIDVLRVTGGAITEIVTFHADRFPRLGLPERLAADGGTA from the coding sequence ATGAGTGCGGACGCGTGGCTGCGGGAACTGGGCGCCGAGCGCCTGGACGAGGCGGACGAACCGGCGTTCTCGGGGCTGGCGCGGCGGCACCGGCGGGAGCTGCACGTGCACTGCTACCGGATGCTCGGCTCGTTCGAGGACGCCGAGGACACCGTGCAGGAGACGTTCCTCCGGGCCTGGCGGCGGCGCGAGACGTTCGAGGGGCGGTCGACGTTGCGGGCCTGGCTGTACCGCATCGCCACCAACGCCTGCCTCGACCTGCTCGCCAAGCGCCGCCCGGAGCCCGCGACCGGCGGCGAGGTGCTGTGGCTGCAGCCCTACCCGGACCGGCTGCTCGACGAGCTGCCCGCGGGCGACGCGGACGAGCCCGAGGCCGTCGCCGTCGCGCGGGAGACGATCGAGCTGGCGTACCTGGTCGCGGTCCAGCATCTCGCGCCGCGCCCACGCGCCGTGCTGATCCTGCGCGACGTGCTCGGCTGGCCGGCGAAGGACGTCGCGGAGCTGCTCGGCGACTCCGTCAACTCCGTGAACAGCGCGCTGCAGCGGGCCCGCGCCGGCATGCGCGAGCACCTGCCCGCCGAGCGGCAGGACTGGACCGGCGACGAGGAGGACGCCGCGACGCGCGAGCTGGTGCGCCGCTACACCGACGCCAGCGTCGCCACGGACGTCGACGCGCTCGCCGCCCTGCTGCGCGACGACGTCCGCTGCTCGATGCCGCCCACGCCGGGCCTGCACATCGGCCGCGACGCCGTGGTGACCAGCTGGGTCGAGGACGGCTTCGAGCGCATGGAGGGCCTGCGCGCCGTCCCCACCGCCGTGAACCGCCAGCCCGCCGTCGCCTTCTACGAGTGGAGCGAGGACGAGGGCGCGTACCTGCCGTTGACGATCGACGTCCTGCGCGTCACCGGCGGGGCGATCACCGAGATCGTCACGTTCCACGCCGACCGGTTCCCGCGGCTCGGGCTGCCGGAGCGGCTGGCCGCGGACGGAGGGACGGCATGA